The DNA sequence ATGGCGATGGCGACCGGGACAGAGGCGACGATGAGGACAACGATGCCGATCAGAAGGATCATGGCAGCGACAGCTGCTGGTGACAACATCAGGAGTCCCTCCTTTCAGAGGAGATGGCATCGGGGTGCGCGGGATCGTGCCCCTCGAGCTCTTCCATGTGGATGGGTTCCTCGCCCTCATCGATCTCCGGGTAGGCGGGTTCGCGACCGGTGGCAACCGAGATCAGGTCCACCACAGCGAAGATGGCGATGAACACACCCGCGATCGGAATGACCACGTAGACCCATCCCAGGGTCAGTGGCAGTGCGGTCATCTGCTGGTTCCACGCGATGGAGGCAGCCAGGTAGCCACCCCAGATCATGGCGAGAACAGCGAAGACCATGATGATGACCTGAACGACCATCTGCAGGATGCGCTGCGTGGCCACCGGCAGTTTGCGCGCGAGGAAATCCACGGCGATATGGCCACGTTCGCCGAAGAGGAACGCAGCACCACTGAAGGCGAGCCAGACGAAGAGGATCTTGGACAGTTCCTCAGACCAGGTGGATGAATCATTGAGCACCTGGCGGGTGAACACCTGCCAGACGGTCACACAGACCAGAATGGCGAACAGGATGACACTGACCACACCCAGGAACCTGGTGAGCACAGCTTTCATGGTGATCATGATGCATTCTCCCCGGTGTCAGCGTCACGGACCGCGTCATAGAGACCGCGCTGGAAATCATTGGTGAGGAATTCATCCCGGATCGGAGCCAGGGCCTCAGCGAAGGCCTGCTCATCAACCTGCACAAATTCCGCGCCGGATGCCTTGGCACGCTCAATGGCAGCGTCCGTCTCGGAGTTCCAGAGATCGGTGTGCTCATCCATCGCCGCGTCCCATTCCTGGAGGAACAGTTCACGGTCCGCATCATCCATGGCATCGAGGAGATCATCACGCATCACCATGTAGTCGAGTCCGACGAGGTGTTCGGTGTTGCTGTGGAAGCGGGCCACCTCGTGATGGTTCTGCGTGACATAACTGACTTCGTTATTCTCCGCGCCATCGAGGACACCGGACTGGATGGCGGTGTAGACCTCGCCGTAGGACAGCGGGGTGGCCGAGCCGCCCATGAGCTCAATCATGCGGATATGCATGGCGGATTCCTGAACACGGATCTTCTGACCTGCCAGGTCAGCCGGGGTCACCACTCCACCATCACTGGTGTAGAGGTTTCGGGTGCCCTGGGTGAACCCTCCGATGACCGAGATATTGTCGGTATCCGCAAGGCTCTGGAACAGCGGTTCCATGAGATCCTGGTCCCGGATCACATTCATCTGGTGCTCAATGGAACTGAAGGTGGTGGGCATGTTGAGAACCTGGAAGTCCTTGTTCATGTTTTCCAGCTGAGTTCCGGACACAATGGCCATTTCAATGGCACCGGATTTCACAAACTGGAGAACCTCCTGCTGGGAACCGAGCTGTTCATTCGGGAACACCTCGATCTTCCAGCGTCCATCCGTCGCTTCCTCAAAACGGTCGGACAGATTCGCGAGAGCAATATAACTGGGGTGGGTTTCCGCCTGGTTCAGAGCCAGTTTGATGTAGGTGGTCTTCCCTTCATCACCGACAGACTCCAGGTCGAGGCCACCGAGGTCTGCGCAGGCGGTCAGACCAAGACTGGCTGCCGCCAGAAGGCCGACCACTGCGGGAGCACGGGTTCGCATGGGGCTTATTCTCCAAATCTTTTCAGATGACACTGCAGGTGGCCCGGAGATGCACAACCTTGATCCCCAAACACGCCACAGCATCTATCCACGTGTTCCAATGGCCTTACCGGATCGATTCCGAGCGAAAAAGGATGGAT is a window from the Corynebacterium faecale genome containing:
- a CDS encoding TRAP transporter small permease; the protein is MITMKAVLTRFLGVVSVILFAILVCVTVWQVFTRQVLNDSSTWSEELSKILFVWLAFSGAAFLFGERGHIAVDFLARKLPVATQRILQMVVQVIIMVFAVLAMIWGGYLAASIAWNQQMTALPLTLGWVYVVIPIAGVFIAIFAVVDLISVATGREPAYPEIDEGEEPIHMEELEGHDPAHPDAISSERRDS
- a CDS encoding TRAP transporter substrate-binding protein codes for the protein MRTRAPAVVGLLAAASLGLTACADLGGLDLESVGDEGKTTYIKLALNQAETHPSYIALANLSDRFEEATDGRWKIEVFPNEQLGSQQEVLQFVKSGAIEMAIVSGTQLENMNKDFQVLNMPTTFSSIEHQMNVIRDQDLMEPLFQSLADTDNISVIGGFTQGTRNLYTSDGGVVTPADLAGQKIRVQESAMHIRMIELMGGSATPLSYGEVYTAIQSGVLDGAENNEVSYVTQNHHEVARFHSNTEHLVGLDYMVMRDDLLDAMDDADRELFLQEWDAAMDEHTDLWNSETDAAIERAKASGAEFVQVDEQAFAEALAPIRDEFLTNDFQRGLYDAVRDADTGENAS